One genomic region from Evansella sp. LMS18 encodes:
- a CDS encoding SRPBCC family protein: protein MSNYGRLYEKEGREVLVFERTYPFAPDKVFRFVTEPDYFTRWYPFATGDMDLRVGGKIKFDDGEGSVYEGVITEFKPPYSFSFREIDDMLEMQIQETEQGCSLTFRHTFDDRTMAMYTAAGWHRCLDVLGQLIHGRTIEWKDNALELREYYKTNL, encoded by the coding sequence TTGAGTAATTATGGAAGACTTTATGAAAAAGAAGGAAGAGAAGTTTTGGTTTTTGAACGTACATACCCATTCGCCCCTGATAAAGTATTTCGTTTTGTAACAGAGCCGGATTATTTCACTAGGTGGTATCCATTTGCAACTGGAGATATGGATCTTCGCGTTGGCGGGAAGATAAAATTCGATGATGGGGAAGGGTCAGTTTACGAGGGGGTTATAACCGAATTCAAACCTCCATATTCTTTTAGTTTCAGGGAAATAGATGATATGTTAGAGATGCAGATACAAGAAACAGAACAAGGGTGCAGCTTAACGTTTAGGCATACTTTTGATGATCGAACAATGGCAATGTATACAGCTGCAGGGTGGCACAGATGCCTGGATGTCCTTGGTCAATTAATTCATGGGCGTACAATAGAATGGAAAGATAATGCACTTGAGCTCCGTGAATACTACAAAACAAATTTGTAA
- a CDS encoding DUF1801 domain-containing protein, with protein MYEPKTKETDNSVIEFIESVENEKKKADAYQLLEIFEEVTGFDAKMWGPSIIGFGSYHYKYASGHEGDAPLAAFSPRKAKISLYLAYESEEREKLLENFGKHTKGKACIYVNKLSDIDINVLKDLIKYTVETYQNLYPEE; from the coding sequence ATGTACGAACCGAAGACGAAAGAAACCGACAATAGTGTTATTGAATTTATTGAAAGTGTGGAAAATGAAAAGAAGAAAGCAGATGCCTATCAGTTATTAGAAATTTTTGAAGAGGTAACTGGTTTTGATGCAAAAATGTGGGGTCCTAGTATTATAGGCTTCGGCAGTTATCACTATAAGTATGCATCAGGCCATGAAGGGGATGCGCCTTTAGCGGCTTTTTCACCAAGAAAGGCGAAAATAAGTCTCTACTTAGCCTATGAAAGTGAAGAAAGAGAAAAGTTATTAGAAAACTTCGGTAAACACACAAAGGGTAAGGCTTGTATTTATGTTAATAAATTGAGTGATATCGATATTAATGTTTTAAAAGATTTAATTAAATATACAGTAGAAACATACCAGAATCTTTATCCGGAGGAATAG
- a CDS encoding DUF2007 domain-containing protein: MRWCPNCGAEYINRRETCSDCDVMLTEEEPAEEIDPDMEYVETEFLVTASSEIEANMLTSFLESNGIQSMRKYREAGGYLTVYMGDTSYGIDIYADKDRLEEAKELIDFASLNGNSSDKEKPAGVKKLSLSWKVFIILFISMGLLGSLFTR, encoded by the coding sequence ATGCGATGGTGTCCGAACTGTGGTGCAGAATATATAAATAGAAGAGAAACATGTTCCGATTGTGATGTTATGCTTACGGAGGAGGAACCGGCGGAGGAAATTGACCCGGATATGGAGTACGTAGAAACTGAGTTTCTCGTCACCGCTTCCAGTGAAATCGAAGCGAATATGCTGACTTCGTTTCTCGAATCTAACGGTATACAATCAATGAGAAAATACCGGGAAGCCGGCGGTTACTTAACTGTTTACATGGGAGATACGAGTTATGGCATTGATATATACGCAGATAAGGACCGGCTGGAAGAAGCGAAAGAGCTGATAGATTTTGCTTCTCTTAATGGGAACAGTAGTGACAAAGAAAAACCTGCCGGTGTAAAAAAACTTAGCCTATCATGGAAAGTATTTATCATTCTTTTTATCAGTATGGGGTTGCTCGGTAGTTTGTTTACTAGGTAA
- a CDS encoding ABC transporter permease → MNGFRQFKQMFLTQLRMTYREKQAWFWGIFFPVILMVIFMSIFSDNSDNNFNANVALVNDHPNETSEMLLQQISQIPVLEIETGAPVTREEAEEMVADQEVNAAIVLPESDDDTSLLIVVNKEDEQGIVTQALSGMLNEFVHQANLFAAGAEPIYEIEYEAITSGDTEFSYTDFLLTGMIALSIAQGGIFGMVDLVDMRRKGLIKRLRMTPADMNMFGFSDMVMRLVFSVIQIILLSLIGVFIFGANLFINFAGLIVVFLLGALSFNAIGYFFSSLSKTTEAFMGIANIVNFLMMFLSGVFFPVETMPDWLQPVSNVLPLTYFVEGLRETMIYETSIFNAELWAGIGIMVLWGAVTFMLGSWLYKRQSIVATR, encoded by the coding sequence TTGAACGGTTTCCGGCAATTTAAGCAAATGTTCCTGACTCAGCTTCGGATGACATACCGGGAAAAACAGGCCTGGTTCTGGGGCATCTTCTTCCCTGTCATACTAATGGTTATCTTTATGTCCATATTCAGTGACAACTCTGATAATAATTTCAACGCAAACGTGGCTCTTGTCAACGATCACCCAAATGAAACATCAGAGATGCTGCTTCAGCAAATCAGCCAAATCCCGGTACTGGAAATCGAAACCGGCGCACCTGTCACCCGGGAAGAAGCAGAAGAGATGGTGGCAGACCAGGAAGTAAACGCAGCGATTGTTCTCCCGGAATCAGACGATGATACCTCCCTTCTAATTGTAGTCAATAAAGAAGATGAACAAGGGATTGTCACCCAGGCTCTTTCTGGAATGCTCAATGAATTTGTTCATCAGGCGAATTTATTTGCTGCAGGCGCTGAACCAATTTATGAAATTGAATATGAAGCCATCACCTCAGGAGACACGGAATTCAGTTATACAGATTTCCTCCTTACCGGGATGATTGCTCTGTCTATTGCCCAGGGTGGAATTTTTGGGATGGTCGATCTTGTGGACATGCGGAGAAAGGGCTTAATTAAACGTTTACGAATGACTCCGGCGGATATGAACATGTTCGGTTTCAGCGATATGGTGATGCGGCTTGTCTTCAGCGTCATCCAGATTATTTTATTATCACTCATCGGTGTCTTTATATTTGGCGCGAACCTGTTCATTAATTTTGCCGGCCTGATCGTTGTTTTCCTGTTAGGCGCTCTTTCCTTTAACGCCATCGGTTATTTCTTCAGCTCTCTCAGCAAAACAACCGAGGCATTTATGGGCATTGCGAACATCGTCAACTTTCTTATGATGTTTTTAAGCGGTGTATTCTTCCCGGTTGAAACGATGCCCGACTGGCTGCAGCCAGTTTCCAATGTCCTCCCTCTCACCTACTTTGTGGAAGGATTAAGGGAAACAATGATCTATGAAACAAGTATTTTCAACGCTGAACTCTGGGCAGGTATCGGCATTATGGTTTTATGGGGAGCTGTAACCTTTATGCTTGGTTCCTGGCTGTATAAAAGACAGTCGATTGTGGCAACCAGATAA
- a CDS encoding ABC transporter ATP-binding protein: MSVLEVKHLKKSFGSVRAVEDISFSVTAGEIFTIIGPNGAGKTTTLEMIEGLVPPDEGEITFGDMDWRKNAATIKKKIGVQPQSSAMFDLLTPEENLNLFASFYDRSRSAEEILQLINLADHRKKHVKKLSGGQRQRLAIGLAMISDPEIIFLDEPTTGLDPQARRNIWDIVLQLKELGKTTILTTHYMEEAEKLSDRVCIVDQGKVISIDTPSALIDRLTEEREVHLIFLDGADAAEAAAVFSDKLQSVIRTERDGTSLTLWTAHPEDTLYHLFGYTKERNFQVEQVSIREMSLEDVFIAFTGKEWRD; this comes from the coding sequence ATGAGCGTTCTGGAAGTAAAACATTTAAAGAAATCGTTCGGATCTGTGCGTGCTGTGGAAGATATCAGCTTTTCTGTCACGGCCGGCGAGATTTTCACCATCATTGGCCCGAATGGCGCCGGGAAGACGACCACCCTGGAAATGATAGAGGGGCTGGTCCCCCCTGATGAAGGAGAAATCACCTTTGGGGATATGGACTGGAGGAAAAATGCGGCAACGATAAAAAAGAAAATCGGTGTGCAGCCACAGTCCAGTGCCATGTTTGATTTGTTAACTCCTGAAGAGAACCTGAATTTGTTTGCCAGTTTTTATGACAGGTCCCGTTCCGCGGAAGAAATCTTACAATTAATTAACCTGGCAGACCACCGGAAAAAACATGTGAAAAAGCTGTCTGGCGGACAACGTCAGAGACTTGCGATTGGACTTGCAATGATCAGCGATCCGGAAATCATCTTCCTTGACGAACCAACGACAGGACTGGACCCTCAGGCCCGCCGCAACATTTGGGACATTGTTTTGCAACTGAAGGAACTGGGAAAAACCACGATCTTAACGACCCATTATATGGAAGAAGCAGAAAAGCTGAGCGATCGTGTATGCATCGTCGATCAAGGAAAGGTTATATCGATTGATACTCCTTCCGCCCTGATTGACAGGCTCACAGAAGAACGGGAAGTCCATTTAATTTTTCTAGACGGGGCTGATGCAGCGGAAGCAGCGGCCGTGTTTTCAGATAAACTTCAGTCTGTCATCCGCACGGAACGGGATGGCACCTCGTTAACACTCTGGACTGCTCACCCTGAAGATACGCTGTATCATTTGTTTGGTTATACGAAAGAACGGAATTTCCAGGTGGAACAGGTCTCCATTCGCGAAATGAGCCTGGAGGATGTATTTATCGCTTTTACAGGCAAGGAATGGAGGGATTAG
- a CDS encoding GyrI-like domain-containing protein has translation MDMLKGMNNALNFIEDNLSNPIDLQEVAKTAMSSEYHFKRLFSLLSGITISEYIRRRRLTLAALELKNPDVKVIDIALKYQYQSPDAFTRAFQNYHGITPSAARNTGKTLKAYPRMAFQLTIQGGMDMKYRIAEKEAFQVTGVKYQVEMENEILTPSYEEMITAISDSQMKEFDSLSNREPHGIIHVSVNYSEDAEGKASFDQYIGAATTKEPPEQYSTIEIPALQWVIFEVGGDWEKVEDHWQRIYSEWLPSSSYELAEGPEILASKDEKSEIWISIKEK, from the coding sequence ATGGATATGCTGAAAGGAATGAACAACGCATTAAATTTTATTGAAGATAATTTGAGTAACCCCATCGATTTACAAGAAGTGGCTAAAACCGCTATGTCTTCGGAATATCATTTCAAACGCCTTTTCTCTCTTTTGTCAGGCATTACTATATCAGAATACATTCGCAGAAGGCGTTTAACATTGGCAGCATTGGAGCTGAAAAATCCGGATGTAAAAGTGATCGATATAGCCCTTAAATACCAATATCAGTCACCTGATGCTTTTACACGGGCGTTTCAAAACTACCATGGGATTACCCCATCTGCTGCCAGAAATACGGGAAAAACCTTGAAAGCATATCCAAGAATGGCCTTCCAATTAACGATTCAGGGAGGAATGGACATGAAGTATCGTATTGCTGAAAAAGAAGCGTTTCAAGTAACAGGTGTGAAATATCAAGTAGAAATGGAAAATGAAATACTGACCCCATCATATGAAGAAATGATTACAGCGATAAGTGATTCCCAGATGAAAGAATTCGACTCTCTCTCTAACAGGGAGCCTCATGGTATCATCCATGTGTCAGTAAATTACTCAGAAGATGCGGAAGGAAAGGCAAGCTTCGACCAGTATATCGGCGCAGCTACAACAAAAGAGCCGCCAGAACAGTATTCCACTATAGAAATCCCTGCCTTACAATGGGTGATTTTCGAAGTGGGCGGAGACTGGGAAAAAGTTGAGGATCACTGGCAGCGCATCTATTCCGAGTGGCTCCCTTCGTCCTCCTACGAATTAGCCGAAGGACCAGAAATACTGGCCAGTAAAGATGAAAAAAGCGAGATATGGATTTCCATTAAGGAGAAATAA
- a CDS encoding YdeI/OmpD-associated family protein: MTIINKLNLTKYQNMAVIDQPEDYDLFNGYKTELSGSHDAVFIFIKTIDDMVEHTKNVIKGDHLQEKGYLFFAYPKKGNKRFETFVHRDEIFPALKVDDNDGYVPGSDVKFSRMVSMDEVFTVVGLKREKKKAVKSSAASQCVADYEDQVKDIEKLLTNHPAELHFYQELTPGYQRDWARYIYSAKQQKTRDKRQEQMVDILSQGYKSVDLYRQKKK; this comes from the coding sequence ATGACAATTATCAATAAGTTGAATCTTACTAAGTATCAAAACATGGCCGTCATTGACCAGCCTGAAGACTATGATTTATTTAATGGTTATAAAACAGAGTTATCCGGCAGCCATGATGCTGTTTTTATCTTTATAAAAACAATTGATGATATGGTGGAACACACGAAGAACGTGATAAAAGGAGACCATTTACAGGAAAAGGGCTACTTATTTTTCGCCTATCCGAAAAAGGGCAATAAACGGTTTGAGACATTCGTCCACCGAGACGAGATTTTTCCAGCCCTGAAGGTGGACGATAATGACGGATACGTACCAGGCAGTGATGTTAAATTCTCACGAATGGTAAGTATGGACGAGGTATTTACAGTAGTAGGATTAAAACGGGAAAAGAAAAAAGCTGTGAAGTCTTCCGCTGCAAGTCAATGTGTGGCTGATTACGAGGATCAAGTGAAAGATATCGAAAAGCTGTTAACAAATCATCCGGCTGAGCTTCACTTTTATCAGGAACTCACCCCTGGCTATCAACGGGACTGGGCACGCTATATCTATTCCGCAAAGCAGCAGAAAACCCGCGATAAACGCCAGGAACAAATGGTCGATATCTTATCACAAGGTTATAAGTCTGTTGATTTATACCGGCAAAAAAAGAAGTAA
- a CDS encoding SRPBCC family protein, translating to MSIQFEVKRTFHVPPQQAYAGLIDLDAARNWMQGLVEIKRLDDGPVRPGSQWKETRKMFGKEATEHFEVVELNEPEKIMLSCDGTKGTTGKGEFLFSYFLEPTVDGTVVTLHGEINGLTGLTKLFGKMMSKTFKNACAKDMDALKNHLEREQPVSHQNN from the coding sequence ATGAGTATTCAATTTGAAGTGAAAAGAACTTTTCATGTACCCCCTCAACAAGCATACGCTGGCTTGATTGACCTTGATGCTGCAAGAAATTGGATGCAAGGGTTAGTTGAGATTAAACGGCTGGACGATGGTCCCGTTCGTCCCGGCAGCCAGTGGAAGGAAACGAGGAAGATGTTTGGAAAAGAAGCCACCGAACATTTTGAAGTTGTGGAACTTAATGAACCAGAAAAAATAATGCTTAGTTGTGACGGAACAAAAGGAACAACTGGCAAGGGGGAATTCCTGTTTTCATATTTCCTCGAACCAACAGTTGATGGTACTGTCGTTACTTTACATGGGGAGATAAATGGTCTTACAGGCTTAACGAAATTATTCGGAAAAATGATGTCTAAAACTTTCAAAAATGCTTGTGCTAAAGACATGGATGCTCTGAAAAACCATCTGGAAAGGGAACAACCAGTTTCTCACCAAAATAACTAA